In a genomic window of Occallatibacter riparius:
- a CDS encoding class I SAM-dependent methyltransferase, with protein sequence MTDQESETPKLNFDRLAGLYRWMEWLSFGPYLDRCRRAFLPELADARRALVLGDGDGRFTAALLKRNAAVCVDAIDVSEAMLESLKFRAGAGAVRVRTQARDVRVWTPREEAEYDLIVTHFFLDCLTADDVRRLAERLRANLQPGVRWVISEFAIPHNAFGRWVARPVVSFLYWAFRVLTGLQVERLPDWQSALQAAGFQRATERRFLRGLLTSQLWVLPQSPNQDLATGVRL encoded by the coding sequence ATGACGGATCAGGAAAGTGAAACGCCCAAGCTGAACTTCGACAGGCTGGCTGGCCTTTATCGCTGGATGGAGTGGCTGAGCTTTGGCCCTTATCTCGACCGCTGCCGACGTGCATTTCTGCCGGAACTCGCAGACGCCCGACGTGCGCTGGTGCTGGGCGATGGAGACGGTCGATTTACGGCTGCACTGCTCAAGCGAAATGCAGCAGTATGCGTAGATGCCATCGACGTGAGCGAGGCGATGCTGGAAAGCCTTAAGTTCAGAGCCGGCGCCGGCGCTGTGCGAGTTCGCACACAGGCGCGCGATGTTCGCGTGTGGACTCCGCGCGAAGAGGCAGAATATGACCTCATTGTCACGCACTTCTTCCTTGATTGCCTGACGGCCGACGATGTGCGAAGACTTGCAGAGCGGCTGCGGGCGAACCTGCAGCCGGGCGTGCGTTGGGTAATTTCGGAGTTCGCCATACCTCACAACGCCTTCGGCCGATGGGTGGCACGGCCGGTAGTCTCGTTCCTTTACTGGGCTTTCCGCGTGCTGACGGGCCTTCAAGTGGAGCGCCTGCCAGACTGGCAATCAGCGCTGCAAGCTGCCGGATTCCAGCGGGCGACGGAACGCCGCTTCCTGCGCGGGCTGCTCACCAGCCAGCTGTGGGTGCTGCCGCAATCCCCAAATCAGGACCTGGCAACGGGAGTTCGGCTTTAA